From a region of the Methanolobus tindarius DSM 2278 genome:
- the cobN gene encoding cobaltochelatase subunit CobN: protein MQKERIVTLFISILLLLSLTTTVSAEENDYYLVANTTSDADGNFVFEDIPNGEYLLYAVNYSSGRNNSWYWYNAAVDLSVNSSDLSGLEIELSKESGIDENEVLAYLDKSAIEGTTYSPGMNGKINYKSSTLVLVDKITDEVVTNTTSDSNGNFTFVNIPNGDYLLYAVNYSSGKNNSFYWYNAAVDLSVNSSDLSGLEIELSKESGIDENEVLAYLDKSAIEGTTYSPGMNGKINYKSSTLVLVDKITDEVVTNTTSDSNGNFTFVNIPNGDYLLYAVNYSSGKNNSFYWYNAAVDLSVNSSDLSGLEIELSKESGIDEKEVLAYLDRSAIEGITYSPGMNGKINYKSSTLILLKQKVVSETSNAPHLNVSIITGYSSYKTQLANFKQRINSDSSLNITASYYITDDLPENIDFNNTDIIYIKMVTQTASELEEQVQFAIDNGALVIGQNTELPESDYSLPSDYNTTDKFKEFLGSYWSGTSINDTNLDNLIFYLAKEYYDRDDLAVEEPEELEKAIYHPAITDSAFEYMISDAEEYFSWYSNRTDGHAFDADAPTIGITFYSTYYPTNIDPVDSLIESFEAKGANVIACYGDTDVPIDSYLNYNEETKVDAVVSFHYRGNYFDLEELDVPVINAVLNPSMNASEWVNSSTPLDTDKMNRIYRPEGEGVIDPIMIGAQEVIQVDNSTTTAYVAVDQQIDWITDRAIAQANLGLEDESDKKVVIIYYNHGGGKDNIGASYLEVMPSIVNLLEGMADEGYDINSSAIPNKTELVDLITYQGRNVGTWAPGELEALVETGEVELIPESTYLSWFNELPEDMQEEVTETWGEAPGEIMVYTDENGDKFIVIPKINISDNVILAPQPTRGWLQDDEILYHDRDLAPHHQYIAFYLWLQNEFDADVMVNMGRHGTVEWLPGKEFGLLSDEWPALMNGDIPVIYPYVMDGLGEGIQAKRRGNAVIIDHLIPSVISAGLYGDYATLSSEITSYQTSVSEEEYKQAQFYDIVNLTIELGLDDQVNMSLAASNTTIDDFLEEVDDVLTELKNLSMPYGLHVLGEPPEGDELVGMVNSMLGDDYSELVETYNASDNASADLLTLVLLENMSTTDAQLQILGNSTAEIDEELNSSIDYAELLGESDNEVQQVLNAMDGEYIKGNLGGDPIQKPETLPSGRNFYSFDEDLIPSEKAWDNAVDLIDKWLAEYYAENGEYPTKVGYILWAGETTRHEGVMESQILYLMGIKPVWDDGEVINVTAINSSDLGRPRIDVFVQISGLYRDTFPGKIDLLDRAVRRAYEQEETADCPNYVKQSTDELKLIFDESIENETLSLDVAQFRIFGPAPGAYGTGMANAVDSSDTWENTSELAELYINKMCYIYGENIWGQTISEYVLQQTGRTVEINDTAVFENNLNGTQVIFHSRSSNAYGSLDIDDFYQYMGGLYNAISYISGDAPEMYVVNLQDLSDPEIQTLQTYIENELYARYLNPSWIAGMQLSGFEGAAEISNFIDNLYGSAVFFGDDVISNDVWNKIYDTYIGNSEMMAWLKESSPYAAQSIGARLLQSDDMGLWDASDDQLSQLVTDYMESVVESGSPACCHHTCGNLLNQENILALAELYDVSDEIIQQYNNIMFEATSLSIYSSSTETSEVSTDPELHMEDRHSGNSLTRSMAASSRSNQSSTTKTGMGENTNINPENTQKSTTDDYVEGYEMVKDEISNEPLASSYAISGSDIAAMGFVVFLLGAIYIGFWKRRKF from the coding sequence ATGCAAAAAGAAAGAATAGTGACATTGTTCATAAGTATATTGTTGTTACTATCGCTAACAACAACAGTATCGGCGGAAGAAAATGACTATTATCTGGTTGCTAATACTACCAGTGATGCAGATGGTAATTTTGTATTTGAGGATATTCCTAATGGCGAATATTTACTATACGCTGTTAATTACTCTTCTGGTAGAAATAATAGTTGGTATTGGTACAATGCTGCAGTTGATCTAAGTGTCAATAGTTCTGATCTAAGCGGTCTTGAAATAGAACTAAGCAAAGAATCAGGCATCGATGAAAATGAAGTACTGGCGTATCTTGATAAATCAGCAATTGAAGGGACAACGTACAGTCCCGGAATGAATGGGAAAATCAACTATAAATCAAGCACTTTAGTTCTTGTTGACAAAATAACAGATGAGGTGGTGACTAACACCACTTCAGATAGTAATGGCAATTTTACTTTTGTTAATATTCCTAACGGTGATTACCTGCTATACGCCGTGAATTACTCTTCTGGTAAAAACAATAGCTTTTATTGGTATAATGCTGCAGTAGATCTAAGTGTCAATAGTTCTGATCTAAGCGGTCTTGAAATAGAACTAAGCAAAGAATCAGGCATCGATGAAAATGAAGTACTGGCGTATCTTGATAAATCAGCAATTGAAGGGACAACGTACAGTCCCGGAATGAATGGGAAAATCAACTATAAATCAAGCACTTTAGTTCTTGTTGACAAAATAACAGATGAGGTGGTGACTAACACCACTTCAGATAGTAATGGCAATTTTACTTTTGTTAATATTCCTAACGGTGATTACCTGCTATACGCCGTGAATTACTCTTCTGGTAAAAACAATAGCTTTTATTGGTATAATGCTGCAGTTGATCTAAGTGTCAACAGTTCTGATTTAAGTGGTCTTGAAATAGAATTAAGCAAAGAATCAGGTATCGATGAAAAAGAAGTATTGGCGTATCTTGATAGATCAGCAATTGAAGGGATAACGTACAGTCCCGGAATGAACGGAAAAATCAACTACAAATCAAGCACTTTAATCTTATTAAAACAAAAAGTGGTTTCAGAAACAAGCAATGCTCCACATCTGAATGTCTCTATCATAACAGGATACTCTTCATACAAGACACAACTTGCAAATTTTAAACAGCGAATTAATTCTGATTCGAGTCTTAACATCACAGCGAGCTATTATATTACTGATGACCTGCCTGAAAATATAGATTTCAACAATACAGATATTATTTATATAAAGATGGTTACACAGACAGCTTCTGAACTAGAAGAGCAGGTCCAATTTGCTATTGACAATGGAGCATTAGTTATAGGACAGAATACTGAGCTACCTGAAAGTGATTATTCCCTTCCTTCAGACTATAATACGACTGATAAATTCAAAGAATTCCTTGGTTCATACTGGTCAGGGACTTCCATAAATGATACTAACCTTGATAACCTCATATTTTATCTTGCAAAAGAATATTATGATCGTGATGACCTCGCAGTTGAAGAACCTGAAGAACTAGAAAAAGCCATTTATCATCCTGCAATAACGGACAGCGCTTTTGAATACATGATAAGTGATGCTGAAGAATACTTTAGTTGGTATTCAAATAGAACGGACGGACATGCTTTCGACGCAGATGCCCCTACAATAGGTATAACGTTCTATTCCACATATTATCCTACAAATATCGATCCTGTTGATAGTCTTATAGAAAGCTTTGAGGCTAAGGGAGCAAATGTAATAGCCTGCTACGGTGACACTGATGTGCCTATTGATTCCTATCTTAACTACAATGAAGAAACAAAAGTAGATGCTGTAGTTTCATTCCATTATCGTGGAAATTACTTTGACCTTGAGGAACTCGATGTACCTGTTATAAATGCCGTCCTCAACCCAAGTATGAATGCTTCTGAATGGGTAAATTCAAGCACACCACTAGATACTGATAAAATGAATCGTATCTACAGGCCTGAAGGTGAAGGCGTCATTGATCCTATCATGATTGGTGCTCAAGAAGTCATACAGGTTGACAACAGTACTACAACAGCATATGTTGCAGTTGATCAACAGATAGACTGGATTACAGATCGTGCTATAGCACAGGCAAACCTTGGACTGGAGGATGAATCTGATAAGAAGGTTGTAATTATCTACTACAATCATGGCGGTGGAAAAGACAATATCGGAGCATCATATCTTGAGGTTATGCCAAGTATTGTGAATCTGCTTGAAGGAATGGCAGACGAAGGATACGATATTAACAGCAGTGCTATTCCCAACAAAACCGAACTTGTAGACCTAATAACTTACCAGGGAAGAAATGTAGGTACATGGGCACCGGGAGAACTTGAAGCACTTGTAGAAACCGGAGAGGTTGAACTCATTCCTGAAAGCACATATCTTTCATGGTTCAATGAGCTTCCAGAGGATATGCAGGAGGAAGTTACCGAAACATGGGGAGAAGCACCCGGGGAAATAATGGTCTACACCGATGAAAATGGTGACAAGTTCATTGTTATCCCGAAGATAAATATAAGCGATAATGTAATTCTTGCACCACAACCTACCAGAGGATGGTTGCAGGATGACGAAATACTTTATCACGACAGGGACCTTGCTCCACATCATCAGTACATTGCATTCTACCTGTGGTTGCAGAATGAATTCGATGCAGATGTAATGGTTAACATGGGAAGACATGGAACTGTTGAATGGCTTCCTGGAAAAGAATTTGGTCTACTGAGTGATGAATGGCCTGCACTTATGAACGGTGACATACCTGTAATTTATCCTTATGTCATGGACGGACTGGGAGAAGGAATACAGGCAAAACGCAGAGGCAATGCAGTAATAATTGATCACCTTATACCTTCAGTAATATCTGCAGGTCTTTATGGTGATTATGCGACACTTAGCAGTGAAATTACATCATATCAGACATCTGTGTCAGAAGAAGAGTACAAGCAGGCGCAGTTCTATGACATTGTAAATCTCACAATTGAGCTTGGACTTGATGATCAGGTAAATATGAGTCTGGCAGCAAGCAATACAACAATTGATGATTTCCTTGAAGAAGTAGATGATGTACTTACAGAACTTAAGAACCTGTCTATGCCATATGGACTGCATGTACTTGGTGAACCACCTGAAGGGGATGAACTTGTAGGAATGGTCAATTCCATGCTAGGGGATGATTATTCAGAACTTGTAGAAACGTACAATGCATCTGATAATGCATCAGCTGACCTGTTAACCCTTGTATTACTCGAAAACATGTCCACAACAGATGCTCAGCTTCAGATACTTGGAAATTCCACAGCTGAAATTGATGAAGAGTTGAACTCATCAATTGACTACGCAGAATTACTTGGGGAATCTGACAATGAAGTTCAACAGGTTCTGAATGCAATGGATGGTGAATATATCAAAGGAAATCTTGGTGGAGATCCTATACAAAAACCAGAGACACTACCATCAGGACGGAATTTCTATTCCTTTGATGAAGACCTTATACCTTCAGAAAAAGCATGGGACAATGCTGTAGATCTTATAGACAAATGGCTTGCAGAATACTATGCTGAAAACGGAGAGTACCCAACAAAAGTAGGATATATACTCTGGGCTGGTGAAACCACACGTCATGAAGGAGTAATGGAATCCCAGATACTTTATCTGATGGGTATTAAACCTGTGTGGGATGATGGAGAAGTTATAAACGTCACTGCAATAAATTCTTCTGATCTGGGAAGACCACGTATTGATGTGTTTGTCCAGATATCAGGTCTTTACAGAGATACCTTCCCTGGAAAGATTGACCTTCTTGATCGTGCTGTGAGGCGTGCTTATGAGCAGGAAGAAACTGCAGATTGTCCAAACTATGTTAAACAAAGCACTGATGAACTAAAACTGATTTTCGATGAATCTATAGAAAATGAGACACTATCTCTTGATGTTGCCCAGTTCAGGATATTTGGCCCTGCACCAGGTGCATACGGAACTGGAATGGCAAATGCTGTTGATTCCAGTGACACATGGGAAAATACATCTGAACTTGCAGAGCTCTACATAAACAAGATGTGCTACATATATGGAGAAAATATCTGGGGTCAGACGATTTCAGAATATGTATTGCAACAGACCGGTCGAACAGTTGAAATTAATGATACAGCTGTCTTTGAGAACAATCTAAATGGAACCCAGGTTATTTTCCATAGCAGAAGTTCCAATGCATATGGCTCTCTCGACATCGATGATTTCTATCAGTACATGGGAGGATTATACAATGCCATATCGTATATATCAGGTGACGCACCGGAAATGTACGTTGTAAATCTTCAGGATCTAAGTGATCCAGAGATTCAGACACTTCAGACATATATTGAAAATGAACTCTATGCAAGGTACCTGAATCCATCATGGATAGCAGGAATGCAGTTAAGTGGCTTTGAAGGAGCAGCCGAGATTTCAAATTTCATTGATAATTTATACGGATCGGCTGTATTCTTTGGAGATGATGTTATCAGTAATGATGTCTGGAATAAAATATACGACACTTACATTGGTAATTCAGAAATGATGGCATGGTTAAAGGAAAGTAGTCCTTATGCTGCACAGTCCATAGGAGCAAGATTATTGCAATCTGATGATATGGGCTTATGGGATGCTTCTGATGACCAGTTATCACAGCTTGTCACGGACTATATGGAATCTGTTGTTGAATCTGGTTCTCCTGCATGTTGTCATCATACATGTGGTAATCTTCTGAATCAGGAAAACATTTTGGCTCTGGCAGAACTCTATGACGTATCAGATGAAATCATTCAACAATACAACAATATAATGTTTGAAGCTACTAGCTTGTCAATATATTCATCCAGTACAGAAACGTCAGAAGTGAGCACTGATCCTGAGCTGCACATGGAAGACAGGCATTCTGGAAATTCACTCACCAGATCTATGGCAGCATCTTCCAGATCAAATCAGTCATCTACAACAAAGACGGGTATGGGAGAAAATACCAATATAAATCCTGAAAATACTCAAAAATCAACAACCGATGATTATGTAGAAGGATATGAGATGGTAAAAGATGAGATATCTAATGAGCCACTTGCAAGTTCCTATGCAATTTCAGGGTCTGACATAGCTGCAATGGGATTTGTAGTGTTTTTACTGGGTGCGATCTATATTGGATTCTGGAAGAGGAGAAAATTCTAA